The Streptomyces laurentii region GGCGCCGGCTGGGCGATCGGCGGCTGGTTTGTGCCGATCGCCTGCTTCTGGATTCCGCGGGTGACGGCCGTCGACATCTGGCGGGCCAGCCGCCCCGACCCGTCCGCCGGTGACGGCCCCGGCGAGCTGAGGCTCCTCAACTTCTGGTGGGGGTTCTGGATCGCGAGCAGGCTCACCCTCTGGACCTCCGAACGCCTGGCCATGAGGGCGGACACCCTCGACGACCTCCTGACGGCGACGTGGTGGGAGCTCGCCGGCACCGTGCTCGACGCCACCGCCGCGGTCCTCGCGATCCTCTTCGTGCGCCGGCTGACCTCTATGCAGGACGCGAAGGCCAATGGCATGATTCCGGCCGCGTAGTGACGAAAACGCGCCACCCGGCGCCGTAGGGAAACGCTGCGTCCGCAGGGTGGCGAGGAGCCGTCATGACGTCCGCGACGAGCACGACCACGAGCGCAAGCACGGCCGCAGGTCTGACGGAGCTGATCGACCGCGCCGACGCGCGCGGGCTCGCCGCCGCGGGACTCGCCTGCCTGGACAGGTGTCTGCCGCTGATCGCGTCCGCCGAGCGGGCCACCGAGGCGCTGCGGCCGGTGTGGGCCGCGGTCGCCCGCGGCGACGGCGGGGCCTGGGGTGCGGCGCTGGCCAAGGTACGGGCGGAGTTGAACGCTTCCGGC contains the following coding sequences:
- a CDS encoding hypothetical protein (identified by MetaGeneAnnotator; putative;~sequence version:1), translated to MLRNPNGLARALMILLAANIACDIPLGVIALRTLGTDYRYEDESGNLAMMGADLATYLLTILVFLATVVVFVVWFHRVRQNAEVFAPDGHGRGAGWAIGGWFVPIACFWIPRVTAVDIWRASRPDPSAGDGPGELRLLNFWWGFWIASRLTLWTSERLAMRADTLDDLLTATWWELAGTVLDATAAVLAILFVRRLTSMQDAKANGMIPAA